One Ignavibacterium album JCM 16511 genomic region harbors:
- the nadE gene encoding NAD(+) synthase: MAFQKDSILLNPKAEAERIIKELREIVAKKIHKRGAVVGVSGGIDSSVVLALCANAFGPEKVLALMMPDKDSSPDSLNLAKKLVDKFKVPYLIEDITKAAEGFGAYKRRDQAVKKVFPEYDESYKMKIVLPKDDEAKGKLNVYYVTIIAPNGEEKTARLPLTEYLQIVAASNFKQRSRTNFLYYHAEARNFAVIGTGNKNEHEQGFFVKYGDGGADIKPIAHLFKTQVYQLAEYLGVPEEIQKRTPTTDTYSAEQTQEEFFFRLPYSVLDRIWFGWEKGFSSKEIAEALNLSEAQVEVVINDIKQKIKTTEYLRMEPISLG, encoded by the coding sequence TAGCAAAAAAAATTCATAAACGAGGAGCTGTGGTGGGAGTAAGCGGTGGCATAGATTCATCAGTTGTGCTGGCACTTTGTGCAAATGCATTTGGTCCTGAAAAAGTTTTGGCTTTGATGATGCCTGATAAAGATTCAAGCCCCGATAGTTTAAATCTTGCAAAAAAGTTGGTGGATAAATTCAAAGTTCCATATCTCATCGAAGATATCACGAAAGCTGCAGAAGGTTTTGGTGCTTACAAAAGAAGAGATCAAGCAGTGAAAAAAGTTTTTCCTGAGTATGATGAATCATACAAAATGAAAATAGTTTTACCTAAAGATGATGAAGCAAAAGGAAAGCTGAACGTTTATTATGTTACTATCATTGCTCCAAATGGTGAAGAAAAAACTGCACGACTGCCATTAACAGAATATTTACAGATTGTTGCTGCATCAAATTTCAAGCAGAGAAGCAGAACAAATTTTCTCTATTATCACGCCGAAGCAAGAAACTTTGCAGTTATAGGAACAGGAAATAAGAACGAGCACGAGCAGGGATTTTTTGTTAAGTACGGCGATGGTGGTGCCGATATTAAACCAATTGCACATTTGTTTAAAACTCAGGTTTATCAGCTTGCTGAGTATCTTGGTGTGCCGGAAGAAATTCAGAAAAGGACACCAACTACTGATACTTACAGTGCAGAGCAGACACAGGAAGAATTCTTCTTCAGACTTCCCTATTCTGTTCTTGACAGAATCTGGTTTGGCTGGGAAAAAGGATTTTCAAGTAAAGAAATTGCTGAGGCACTCAATCTTTCGGAAGCACAGGTTGAAGTTGTAATAAATGATATTAAACAGAAGATTAAGACTACTGAATATCTTAGAATGGAACCGATTTCTTTGGGCTAA
- a CDS encoding AMP-binding protein, translated as MKNYFWETLRNYRNKTALIEADSETSVTYSELDELSDEIAEQLISEDKKLVFLFTDNSIDSLVAYLSVLKSGDAVLLLDDKLNYEIRDNLISIYKPSIIINQNEEVEGYRNKPFGRLTNCLFRIERPKIKLHPSLKVLLSTSGTTGSPKLVRLSADNIQSNADSIAQYLEIVQNEKPITTLPFNYSYGLSVINSHLLKGSTIVMTNKTVFFKDFWNTFKKFECTSFAGVPYTYQMLKRTGFDKLDLPSLKTMTQAGGKLNEEMIKYFYEYAEKKNVRFFVMYGQTEATARISYVPFEMLKNKIGSIGISIPSGKLSLMNDGIEITQPHQVGEIVYEGENVMLGYAETLDDLSKGDEMNGKLFTGDLGYFDEDGYFYVTGRMKRFIKMFGLRINLDEVQKMIENHFHFAAACTGEDEKLRILIQTVDEADVKVKQKVCETYKLNPSTVVVKQTDNIPTKSSGKYDYEKINSMF; from the coding sequence ATGAAAAATTATTTTTGGGAAACATTAAGAAATTATAGAAATAAAACAGCGCTTATAGAAGCCGATTCCGAAACTTCTGTTACTTATTCTGAACTTGATGAATTATCAGATGAAATCGCAGAGCAATTAATATCAGAAGATAAGAAGTTAGTTTTTCTTTTTACGGATAATTCTATTGATTCATTAGTCGCTTATTTATCAGTTCTCAAATCTGGTGATGCTGTTTTGCTGCTTGATGATAAGTTAAATTATGAAATCAGAGACAACCTGATAAGTATTTATAAGCCCTCAATAATTATTAATCAGAATGAAGAAGTCGAAGGATACAGAAATAAGCCTTTCGGTAGATTAACAAATTGCCTCTTCAGAATTGAAAGACCGAAAATCAAACTTCATCCTTCATTAAAAGTTTTGTTATCAACTTCAGGAACAACAGGTTCACCAAAGCTGGTAAGATTAAGTGCGGATAATATTCAGTCGAATGCAGATTCAATAGCACAATATCTTGAAATTGTTCAGAATGAAAAACCAATTACTACTCTGCCGTTTAATTATTCTTATGGATTGTCTGTAATTAACAGCCACTTGCTTAAAGGTTCAACTATTGTGATGACTAACAAAACAGTTTTCTTCAAAGATTTCTGGAACACTTTTAAAAAATTTGAATGTACTTCGTTTGCAGGAGTTCCTTACACATATCAGATGCTCAAGAGAACAGGGTTCGACAAACTTGATTTACCTTCACTCAAAACTATGACACAAGCTGGCGGAAAACTGAATGAAGAAATGATAAAATATTTTTATGAATATGCAGAAAAGAAAAATGTAAGATTCTTTGTTATGTACGGACAAACAGAAGCTACTGCCAGAATAAGTTATGTTCCTTTTGAGATGCTGAAAAATAAAATCGGTTCAATCGGAATTTCAATTCCGAGTGGAAAATTAAGTTTGATGAATGATGGAATTGAAATTACTCAGCCGCATCAGGTTGGTGAAATTGTTTATGAAGGTGAGAATGTAATGCTCGGCTATGCTGAAACTCTTGACGATTTATCCAAAGGCGATGAAATGAATGGTAAACTATTTACAGGCGACCTGGGTTATTTTGATGAAGACGGATATTTCTATGTAACAGGAAGGATGAAAAGATTCATAAAAATGTTTGGTTTAAGAATTAATCTGGATGAAGTTCAGAAAATGATTGAAAATCATTTTCATTTTGCTGCAGCTTGCACAGGTGAAGATGAAAAACTCAGAATATTAATCCAAACAGTTGATGAAGCTGATGTGAAAGTTAAACAAAAAGTTTGCGAGACTTATAAACTTAATCCTTCCACTGTTGTTGTAAAGCAAACAGATAACATTCCCACAAAATCATCAGGCAAATACGATTACGAAAAAATAAATTCAATGTTTTAG
- a CDS encoding PAS domain S-box protein → MESNLLSSEKIFEFLAENASDLIYIYRLVPEPKFEYVSPSSTRITGYTPEEHYADPQLGLKLVHPDDLPILQNFLNKNVITEPIILRWKKKDGTLIWTEQINTPIYDSEGNLIAIQGIARDITKRKLDEEKLIESEYLYKYLFEHNPLPMWVYDLETLKFLAVNNASINKYGYSREEFLSMTIKDIRPEEELQALMKNISESKDDLQKSRPWKHKLKNGSIIITEISSHSLNYEGHNARLVLANDITEQIIAEEKIKRLTRVYAVLSEVNQTIVRVRDKKKLLNEVTRIAVEFGKFKLVWLGEFNENTLSVKPVAASGITEDYLDKLDISLAENESYSNPVKYVLNQNKFIIINDFQNDERTKFWYNLAQKYGINSSASFPINIFGKPVYVLSFYADSKNFFDEDEIKLLDELSKDITFALEYIETESEKEKMRADLEYHSNLLSNVNDAIIATDKNLRITYWNEAAEQIYGIKRSEAIGKTTRDVLHTQYLELGRDEILKKLSIEGKYSTRAIQYHKSGRKLYIDAKGFAVKDKSGNIIGYASINRDITVSYEAEMLLRESEEKFRALAESTPAAIFIYQGEYFQYLNPAAENLTGYKLNEIYGMKFFELVHPDHKEMVRERGIKRQLGEEVDNRYIFKIIRKDGEVRWVDFGAEIIEYKGKPAAIGTAYDITDRIKFEESLKESEEKYRLLIENQTDLVVKVDLEGKFLFVSESYCKTFGKTQEELLGNKFLPLVHPDDRESTMKEMEKLYSHPYSCYIEQRALTATGWKWFSWVDTLVFDETGKPTAIIGVGRDITEKKLAEIALRENQEELKRSEEMLRSLTQKLQEIREEERSRIAMELHDELGQVLTAIKIDLNSLIKKPPYKKDIPLKIAPVISLVEDTINTVRKISMELRPVMLDRLGLLSAIEWQIDEIRKRLGIKTLTNLPEGISGLTKEQEIAVFRTFQEIFTNIARHSKATEVAVSLVTDDEKFMMIVRDNGVGFTPESISRKGGLGLLGMKERIKSAGGFMEINSKINSGTEIKIFIPLR, encoded by the coding sequence ATGGAGAGTAACTTATTATCCTCTGAAAAGATTTTTGAATTCCTTGCTGAAAATGCCAGCGACTTAATTTACATATACAGACTTGTACCCGAACCCAAATTTGAATATGTAAGTCCGTCTTCAACACGAATTACAGGTTACACACCTGAAGAACATTATGCAGATCCTCAGCTTGGTTTAAAGCTTGTTCACCCGGATGATTTACCTATTCTACAGAACTTTTTAAATAAAAATGTCATTACAGAACCGATTATTCTGAGATGGAAGAAAAAAGACGGAACATTAATCTGGACAGAACAAATCAACACACCAATTTATGATTCCGAAGGAAATCTTATCGCAATTCAAGGAATTGCACGAGATATTACAAAACGAAAACTTGATGAAGAAAAACTTATAGAAAGTGAATACCTCTATAAATATTTGTTCGAGCATAATCCACTTCCAATGTGGGTATATGATTTAGAAACATTAAAATTTCTCGCAGTTAATAATGCTTCAATTAATAAATACGGTTACTCGAGAGAAGAATTTTTGTCAATGACGATTAAAGACATCAGACCCGAAGAAGAGTTGCAGGCACTGATGAAAAATATTTCAGAATCCAAAGACGATCTTCAAAAATCTCGTCCTTGGAAACATAAACTTAAAAACGGCTCAATAATTATAACAGAAATTTCTTCTCACAGTTTAAACTACGAAGGACATAATGCAAGACTTGTTCTGGCTAATGATATAACAGAACAAATTATTGCCGAAGAAAAGATTAAAAGACTAACCCGTGTTTATGCTGTTTTGAGTGAAGTTAATCAGACAATTGTAAGAGTTCGGGATAAGAAAAAATTGCTAAACGAAGTTACACGAATTGCAGTAGAGTTTGGTAAATTCAAGCTTGTATGGTTAGGTGAGTTTAATGAAAATACATTGTCAGTTAAACCTGTTGCTGCTTCAGGCATAACCGAAGATTATCTTGACAAACTTGATATCAGTCTGGCAGAAAATGAATCCTATTCTAATCCTGTAAAATATGTGTTGAACCAAAATAAATTTATTATAATAAACGATTTTCAGAATGACGAACGGACAAAGTTTTGGTATAATCTTGCTCAAAAGTATGGAATTAACTCTTCTGCTTCTTTTCCAATAAATATTTTCGGTAAGCCAGTTTATGTTCTGAGTTTTTACGCTGATTCAAAAAACTTTTTTGATGAAGACGAAATAAAACTGCTCGATGAGTTATCAAAAGATATTACTTTTGCTCTTGAGTACATAGAAACAGAATCTGAAAAGGAAAAGATGAGAGCTGACCTTGAGTATCATTCCAATCTTCTTTCAAATGTTAACGATGCAATTATAGCAACTGATAAAAATCTCAGAATCACTTACTGGAATGAAGCCGCCGAGCAAATCTACGGCATAAAAAGAAGTGAAGCTATTGGCAAAACAACAAGAGATGTTTTACATACTCAATATCTTGAACTTGGACGAGATGAAATCTTAAAGAAATTATCTATCGAAGGAAAATATTCAACAAGGGCAATTCAATACCACAAATCCGGAAGAAAACTTTATATCGATGCGAAAGGATTTGCTGTAAAAGATAAAAGCGGAAATATAATCGGTTATGCAAGCATCAATCGTGATATTACCGTGAGTTATGAAGCTGAAATGCTTTTGAGAGAAAGTGAAGAAAAATTCAGAGCACTTGCCGAATCTACACCAGCAGCAATATTTATTTATCAGGGTGAATATTTTCAGTATCTGAATCCTGCAGCAGAGAATCTGACCGGTTACAAACTGAATGAAATTTACGGAATGAAATTTTTCGAACTAGTTCATCCCGACCACAAAGAAATGGTAAGAGAGCGTGGAATTAAAAGACAATTAGGTGAAGAAGTTGATAACCGATATATATTCAAAATAATCAGGAAAGATGGCGAAGTCCGATGGGTTGATTTTGGTGCTGAAATAATTGAATACAAAGGAAAACCGGCAGCTATTGGAACTGCTTATGATATTACCGACAGAATTAAATTTGAAGAGTCATTAAAGGAAAGCGAGGAAAAGTATCGCTTACTGATTGAAAATCAGACTGATCTTGTTGTTAAAGTTGATTTGGAAGGAAAATTTTTATTTGTAAGTGAATCATACTGCAAAACTTTCGGTAAAACTCAGGAAGAATTACTCGGTAATAAGTTTCTTCCTCTTGTTCATCCTGATGACCGCGAAAGCACAATGAAGGAAATGGAAAAACTTTATTCTCATCCTTATTCCTGTTACATTGAACAACGAGCGCTTACCGCAACGGGTTGGAAATGGTTTAGTTGGGTTGACACTTTGGTATTTGATGAAACTGGAAAACCAACTGCAATCATTGGTGTCGGAAGAGACATTACAGAAAAAAAATTAGCAGAAATTGCTTTGAGAGAAAATCAGGAAGAATTAAAACGCTCAGAAGAAATGTTAAGATCTCTTACTCAGAAACTCCAGGAAATTCGTGAAGAAGAAAGAAGCAGAATTGCAATGGAACTTCACGATGAACTCGGACAGGTTCTTACGGCTATAAAGATTGACCTTAATTCACTGATTAAAAAACCTCCCTACAAAAAAGATATTCCTCTAAAAATTGCTCCTGTAATTTCTTTGGTTGAAGACACAATTAACACTGTCAGAAAAATTTCTATGGAGTTAAGACCTGTTATGCTTGATCGTCTCGGATTACTGTCTGCAATTGAGTGGCAGATTGACGAAATCAGAAAAAGATTGGGAATAAAAACTCTTACAAATCTTCCCGAAGGAATAAGTGGATTAACTAAAGAACAAGAGATTGCTGTTTTCAGAACATTTCAGGAAATTTTTACTAACATTGCAAGGCATTCCAAAGCCACAGAAGTTGCTGTTAGCTTAGTAACTGATGACGAAAAATTTATGATGATTGTTCGTGATAATGGTGTTGGTTTTACTCCTGAATCAATATCAAGAAAAGGGGGTTTAGGTTTACTTGGAATGAAAGAAAGAATTAAATCAGCCGGGGGTTTTATGGAAATAAATAGTAAAATAAATTCCGGTACCGAAATAAAAATTTTTATTCCCCTTAGATAA
- a CDS encoding ATP-binding protein — protein sequence MELEKEILNNSKNNLLESLLNNSSLGIIRITSEGIPVIANQTILKFLSLESFTELIELYNQSESFRNNFNSHKYFKHIHQEIRNNYLETEWLNKNGKVVFFKEFVTPVYNSSGFPEYFDCIIEDQTDKKIVEQLIKNCQTRDFQILKALPDILFIVSADGTLLDSKFNSHSSFFKSPALLIGRKISSVFPKSVSEKLTEAIEHTLNTNQLSSVEFSVISDDKEIFYEARIVVNSDNQALMLLRDVTLQKEAEAQLRKVTEDLKQANASKDKFFSIIAHDLRTPLIGLIGYAEILSEDINELELSEIKEYSTNIVEISRQTIKLLSNLLEWSRLQTGKIQFNPSDVKIYSVVENIFQLLKSNALHKEIQLINSTDMNHIAYADENMIYSVLNNLTSNAIKFTRTGGTIEISSKQKGEEIVVTVKDNGVGIEEENLRNLFELDKSFTTPGTENEKGSGLGIILCRDFIKKHGGRIWVESKVGEGTTFYFTLPVFH from the coding sequence ATGGAACTCGAAAAAGAAATATTAAATAACAGTAAAAACAACTTGCTGGAATCTTTATTAAACAATTCTTCATTGGGTATTATACGGATTACCTCTGAGGGAATTCCAGTTATTGCTAATCAGACAATACTGAAATTTTTAAGTCTTGAATCATTTACTGAACTGATTGAACTCTACAATCAAAGTGAATCTTTTCGCAATAATTTTAATAGTCACAAATACTTTAAGCACATTCACCAGGAAATCAGAAACAATTATCTTGAAACAGAATGGTTGAATAAAAACGGTAAAGTTGTTTTCTTTAAAGAGTTCGTAACTCCTGTTTATAATTCTTCAGGCTTTCCCGAGTATTTTGATTGCATTATTGAAGATCAAACTGATAAAAAGATTGTTGAGCAGTTAATTAAAAACTGCCAAACAAGAGATTTTCAGATTCTGAAAGCTTTACCGGATATTTTATTTATTGTTTCTGCTGACGGGACTTTACTTGATAGCAAATTTAATTCGCATTCCAGTTTCTTTAAGAGTCCTGCTCTGCTAATTGGAAGAAAAATAAGCTCCGTGTTTCCAAAATCTGTTTCCGAAAAATTGACTGAAGCCATTGAACATACACTCAACACAAATCAGTTAAGTTCGGTTGAGTTTTCTGTTATATCTGATGATAAAGAAATTTTTTACGAAGCAAGAATTGTTGTTAATTCTGATAATCAGGCATTAATGCTTTTGCGCGATGTTACACTTCAGAAAGAAGCTGAAGCACAATTAAGAAAAGTAACTGAAGATTTAAAACAAGCTAATGCATCAAAGGATAAATTTTTCTCCATCATTGCTCACGACCTGCGAACACCTTTAATCGGTTTGATTGGTTATGCAGAAATTTTATCGGAAGATATTAATGAACTTGAACTTTCGGAAATAAAAGAATACTCAACCAACATCGTTGAGATATCAAGACAAACCATCAAACTGCTCTCAAATTTACTTGAGTGGTCACGGTTGCAAACAGGCAAGATTCAGTTTAATCCTTCAGATGTAAAAATTTATTCTGTTGTTGAAAATATTTTTCAGCTTCTTAAGTCGAATGCTCTGCATAAGGAGATTCAGCTTATTAATTCAACCGATATGAATCACATTGCTTATGCTGATGAAAATATGATTTACTCAGTACTGAATAACCTGACTTCTAACGCAATTAAATTTACAAGAACAGGTGGCACGATTGAGATTTCCTCAAAACAAAAAGGTGAAGAGATTGTCGTTACAGTTAAAGATAATGGTGTTGGTATTGAAGAAGAAAATCTGAGAAATCTATTTGAGCTTGATAAAAGCTTTACAACACCTGGAACCGAAAATGAAAAAGGCTCAGGACTTGGAATCATTCTTTGTCGGGATTTTATTAAAAAGCACGGCGGAAGAATTTGGGTTGAAAGTAAAGTCGGCGAAGGGACTACTTTCTATTTTACACTTCCTGTTTTTCATTGA
- a CDS encoding response regulator — MKINKQFKVLLADDHKIVRHGLKKILEDEFSEVTVGEASRDTEILEQLNKSDWDIVILDINMPGKSGLEILKDIKATHPKLPVLILSMYPEEQFALRVMKSGASGYLRKDSAPEELVDAVKEILEGRKYISPNVMDILSDVVKKDRSIELSELLSDREYEIFMLIAQGKTVSEIAEILSLSVKTVSTHRTHILEKTRLKNNADIVMYAVRNKLLQ; from the coding sequence TTGAAAATTAATAAACAATTTAAAGTGCTTCTTGCTGATGACCACAAAATTGTTAGACACGGACTTAAGAAAATTCTGGAGGACGAATTTTCAGAAGTTACAGTGGGTGAAGCTTCAAGAGATACCGAAATACTTGAACAACTGAATAAGTCCGATTGGGATATTGTGATTCTTGATATCAATATGCCAGGCAAAAGCGGACTTGAAATTCTGAAAGACATCAAAGCTACTCATCCTAAATTACCTGTACTTATCCTCAGTATGTATCCCGAAGAGCAATTTGCATTGCGTGTAATGAAATCCGGTGCTTCAGGATATTTAAGAAAAGACAGCGCACCTGAAGAACTTGTTGACGCAGTAAAGGAAATTCTCGAAGGAAGAAAGTATATTTCTCCAAATGTAATGGACATTCTTTCTGATGTAGTAAAAAAAGATAGAAGTATTGAGCTGAGTGAATTACTCTCTGACAGAGAATATGAAATATTTATGCTGATAGCACAAGGTAAAACAGTCTCTGAAATTGCCGAGATTCTCTCCCTGAGTGTCAAAACTGTAAGTACTCACCGAACTCACATCCTTGAGAAGACAAGATTAAAAAACAACGCAGATATTGTGATGTATGCTGTAAGGAATAAACTTCTGCAATAG
- a CDS encoding ATP-binding protein yields MSQPCFASVIQRAYRIIGSSDKPCQMLDSLCKLLSNEKEFVFVWIEPVASELKKDKICFAREGYFEKHDHRLIIQHFTECNSFKSERDKFGIHRITSDKNDRCFNIIKNYFSDNKASAIFSSQIKYGNKLFAYLNILITEIDNIQDETFSLLKELADDIGAKVNELISANPEFEKPETEFNENRDYLKTLLHCMYEDIMVIDKNYNVVDVNNSRLKISGKKTEEVIGAKCYAVSHGFDKPCNFYGEECPMQEVFKSGKSTQVRHQIAGKDGKLKYVDILFSPFKNENGEVEKVIETFRDVTEIVNSNRELKEKEIQLKQIVNNLDVVFFNIDLNGRKPKLTYLSEGFNKIWGIDRATALAYQKVWFSSVYEEDRSKIFRIVREYVRTKDPNIKTEFRIVRPDDSLRWISLRTKIITDTSGASKQIFGIAEDITDKKLLEIELQNAYQKAKESINFKNYLLGNINHEIRTPLNAVLGFTQILKEETSKEVIDELADKILFASNRLLNTLDSIIELSDLQSDSRKLIKNELSIYELLKTVQHRFSSIAQEKNLIFEVIEPDQDITIRSDEFLLKKILYQLLDNAFKYTHHGSVTLSLRFDMKEEQNWLVLDVSDTGIGIEPEKLETIFEAFRQGSEGLSRSYQGAGIGLTLTKKMIELLGGKISVESETGIGSKFSVHIPFEFPVKNEKLNGNKNGHSNLEGKRILIVEDNQLNAEVLKHYLKSVINTDIAFDSQQAFELSEKYLYDLVLMDISLKNGESGIEVMKKIKLRDEYKTVPVIALTAFTFDEDKNKFLAEGFDGFIPKPIQRNELLNEIKNYFRK; encoded by the coding sequence ATGTCACAACCTTGTTTTGCATCAGTAATTCAGAGAGCATACAGAATCATAGGAAGTTCTGACAAACCTTGTCAGATGCTTGATTCTCTTTGCAAACTTCTTTCAAACGAAAAGGAATTTGTTTTTGTTTGGATCGAACCTGTGGCATCTGAATTAAAAAAAGATAAAATCTGTTTTGCCAGAGAAGGTTATTTTGAAAAACACGATCATAGACTGATCATCCAACACTTCACTGAATGTAATTCCTTTAAATCTGAAAGAGACAAATTCGGGATTCATCGTATCACTTCAGATAAGAATGACAGATGTTTTAATATCATTAAAAATTATTTTTCTGATAATAAAGCTTCTGCAATTTTTTCATCTCAAATTAAATATGGAAATAAACTATTCGCTTATCTGAATATTCTAATCACTGAAATTGACAACATTCAGGATGAAACATTCTCTTTATTAAAGGAACTTGCTGATGATATTGGCGCTAAAGTTAATGAACTTATATCTGCAAATCCGGAGTTTGAAAAACCTGAAACAGAATTCAATGAAAATCGTGATTATCTGAAAACGCTTCTTCATTGTATGTATGAAGACATAATGGTGATTGATAAAAATTATAATGTCGTTGATGTAAACAATAGCAGACTTAAAATTAGCGGTAAAAAAACTGAAGAGGTTATAGGAGCAAAATGTTATGCAGTTTCGCATGGTTTTGACAAGCCGTGTAATTTTTATGGTGAAGAATGTCCGATGCAGGAAGTCTTCAAATCAGGTAAATCAACACAAGTCAGACATCAGATTGCCGGCAAAGATGGAAAGTTGAAATATGTTGATATTCTTTTTTCTCCATTCAAAAATGAAAATGGTGAAGTTGAAAAAGTAATAGAAACCTTTAGAGATGTAACCGAAATTGTAAACTCAAACCGTGAACTGAAAGAAAAAGAGATTCAGTTAAAGCAAATAGTGAATAATCTTGATGTGGTTTTCTTTAATATTGATTTAAACGGCAGAAAGCCAAAGCTTACTTATCTGAGTGAAGGATTCAATAAAATTTGGGGAATTGACAGAGCGACTGCTTTAGCTTATCAGAAAGTATGGTTTAGTTCTGTCTATGAAGAAGATCGTTCAAAGATTTTTCGCATTGTTCGCGAGTATGTTAGAACAAAAGACCCAAACATTAAAACTGAATTCAGAATTGTCAGACCTGATGATTCTTTGAGATGGATCAGCTTGCGAACAAAAATTATTACTGATACTTCCGGAGCTTCAAAGCAAATATTTGGGATTGCAGAAGATATAACTGATAAAAAACTTCTGGAAATTGAATTACAGAATGCTTATCAGAAAGCAAAAGAAAGTATAAACTTTAAAAACTATCTTTTGGGCAATATCAATCACGAAATCAGAACTCCATTAAATGCAGTTCTTGGCTTTACGCAGATTCTTAAAGAGGAAACTTCAAAGGAAGTGATTGATGAACTTGCCGATAAAATTTTGTTTGCAAGCAATCGCCTTCTGAATACACTTGATTCGATAATAGAACTTTCCGATTTACAATCTGATTCCAGAAAATTAATTAAAAACGAATTAAGTATTTATGAATTACTGAAAACTGTTCAACATAGGTTCTCATCCATTGCACAGGAAAAGAATCTGATATTTGAAGTTATTGAACCTGACCAGGATATAACTATCAGGTCGGATGAATTTCTTCTGAAGAAAATTTTATATCAACTGCTTGATAATGCTTTTAAATATACTCATCATGGAAGTGTTACTTTAAGTCTGAGATTTGATATGAAAGAAGAACAGAATTGGTTAGTGCTCGATGTTTCAGACACTGGAATTGGTATTGAACCTGAAAAACTTGAAACAATTTTCGAAGCATTCAGACAAGGAAGTGAAGGATTATCAAGGTCATATCAGGGCGCCGGAATCGGACTTACATTAACCAAAAAAATGATTGAACTTCTTGGCGGAAAAATCTCTGTTGAAAGTGAAACAGGAATCGGTTCAAAATTTTCAGTACACATTCCTTTTGAATTTCCGGTGAAGAATGAGAAGCTGAATGGGAATAAAAATGGTCATTCAAATCTTGAAGGCAAAAGAATCTTAATTGTTGAAGACAATCAGCTTAATGCAGAAGTACTAAAACATTATCTTAAAAGTGTTATAAATACTGACATTGCATTTGATTCGCAGCAGGCATTTGAACTCTCTGAAAAATATTTGTATGATTTGGTTTTAATGGATATAAGTCTTAAAAACGGTGAAAGCGGAATCGAAGTAATGAAAAAAATAAAACTGCGTGATGAATACAAAACAGTTCCGGTTATTGCCTTAACTGCTTTTACTTTTGACGAAGATAAAAATAAATTTTTAGCTGAGGGATTTGACGGTTTTATTCCGAAACCTATTCAAAGAAATGAATTATTAAATGAGATAAAAAATTATTTCAGGAAATAA